The region CAGCCGAGCCTTTCTCGATTCCGGCGGCCTTCTTGAGCAGGTCATAGGCTGGCGGCGTCTTGGTCACAAAGGTGAAGGAGCGGTCGGCAAATATCGTGATCTCGACCGGGATGACCGTGCCGGTCTGGTTTGCCGTTCTGGCGTTGTACTCCTTGACGAACTGCATGATGTTGACGCCGTGCTGGCCCAGAGCGGGGCCAACGGGCGGGGCCGGATTGGCCTTGCCAGCTTCGATCTGCAGTTTGACGATTGCCTTTACTTGCTTTGCCACGGGTCCTCCAAGTGCTGCAAACTGGACAATGAATCTCAAGCCATGCCGCATGCTGGCGGTCAGGCTGAACTATCTGGCGCTACTGCCGCTGTACCTGTAAAAAGTCGAGTTCAACCGGCGTTTCGCGACCAAAGAACGAGACCAGGACGGTCACCTTGCCCTTGTCGAGGTTCAGTTCCTCTACGATACCGACAAAGTCGGCAAACGGGCCGTCGACGATGCGCACCGACTGCCCCTCGCGGAAACTGATCTTGATCCTGGGCGCCTCGGCTTCCATTCGCTGCCGGATCTTGCTTACTTCGTCCGGGTGCAGCGGGGCTGGTTGAGTACCAGCACTGACAAACCCGGTGACGCCAGGGGTGTTGCGCACAACGTACCAGGACTCTTCATCCAGGATCATGTTCACGAGGATGTAGCCAGGGAAGACGCGCTTCTTGGTGCGACGCCGGTGGCCTTCCTTGATCTCGATTTCTTCCTCTGTGGGCACAACGACCTCAAAGAT is a window of Chloroflexi bacterium ADurb.Bin180 DNA encoding:
- the rplK gene encoding 50S ribosomal protein L11; its protein translation is MAKQVKAIVKLQIEAGKANPAPPVGPALGQHGVNIMQFVKEYNARTANQTGTVIPVEITIFADRSFTFVTKTPPAYDLLKKAAGIEKGSADSKKSKVGKITRQQLRDIAKLKMADLNAIDLDGAVKIVEGTARSMGVEITGE
- a CDS encoding hypothetical protein (Transcription termination/antitermination protein NusG); protein product: MNPETEHPVEELDKDKRDLPLPEGTPDEADLAELAASDQVQVQDGRAWYVVHSYSGYENKVMKNLQNRIESMNMQNKIFEVVVPTEEEIEIKEGHRRRTKKRVFPGYILVNMILDEESWYVVRNTPGVTGFVSAGTQPAPLHPDEVSKIRQRMEAEAPRIKISFREGQSVRIVDGPFADFVGIVEELNLDKGKVTVLVSFFGRETPVELDFLQVQRQ